The Dunckerocampus dactyliophorus isolate RoL2022-P2 chromosome 13, RoL_Ddac_1.1, whole genome shotgun sequence genome window below encodes:
- the LOC129192023 gene encoding mitochondrial basic amino acids transporter → MALDFAAGCVGGAAGVLVGHPFDTVKVRLQVQNADKPLYRGTYHCFQSIVRQESALGLYKGLGSPMMGLTFINAIVFGVQGNAMRKLGCDTPLNQFLAGASAGAIQCVICCPMELAKTRMQMQGTGEKKSKRKMYKNSLDCLLRIYNKEGIRGINRGMVTTLIRETPGFGVYFLAYDVLTRSLGCEPDDPYMIPKLLFAGGMSGIASWISTYPVDVIKSRLQADGVGGVNRYSGIADCVRQSIRKEGWRVFTRGLTSTLLRAFPVNATTFATVTLFLLYMRKDEECVMKASEPQVAPLQPLQPQAQATSI, encoded by the exons ATGGCACTGGACTTCGCCGCGGGCTGCGTGGGAG GTGCTGCTGGTGTTTTGGTTGGCCATCCTTTTGACACCGTGAAG GTGCGGCTTCAGGTACAAAATGCAGACAAACCTTTATACCGAGGGACATACCATTGTTTCCAGTCCATTGTGCGCCAGGAGTCG GCGCTGGGTCTCTACAAAGGTCTCGGCTCACCCATGATGGGGCTCACCTTCATCAATGCCATAGTTTTCGGCGTGCAGGGTAACGCCATGCGGAAGCTCGGCTGCGACACACCTCTCAACCAGTTCCTGGCAGGTGCCTCAGCGGGAGCCATCCAGTGCGTCATCTGCTGCCCCATGGAGCTTGCAAAGACGCGCATGCAGATGCAAGGCACCGGGGAGAAGAAGTCCAAGAGGAAGATGTACAAGAACTCGCTGGACTGCCTGCTGAGAATCTACAACAAGGAGGGCATCCGAGGCATCAACCGCGGCATGGTGACCACGCTGATCCGCGAGACGCCGGGTTTTGGCGTGTACTTCCTGGCGTACGATGTGCTGACGCGCTCTCTGGGTTGCGAGCCGGACGACCCCTACATGATACCCAAGCTGCTGTTTGCCGGCGGAATGTCCGGCATCGCCTCGTGGATCTCCACCTACCCCGTAGACGTCATCAAGTCCCGCTTGCAGGCAGACGGCGTGGGTGGCGTGAACCGCTACAGCGGCATCGCGGACTGCGTGCGGCAGAGCATACGCAAGGAGGGCTGGCGGGTGTTCACGCGCGGCCTCACATCTACGCTGCTGCGCGCCTTCCCGGTGAACGCCACCACTTTCGCCACAGTGACTCTCTTCCTGCTGTACATGCGCAAGGACGAGGAGTGTGTTATGAAAGCCTCTGAGCCGCAGGTGGCACCGCTGCAGCCGTTACAGCCGCAGGCTCAAGCCACAAGCATCTAA